GGTCATCATCGCCTACTTTGAGACGATTCCCTTTATCAGTGTGTCACTCACCAAGAAACTAGCCCAACAGCCATTCTTGCCCAACTCCTGAAATCACTCTACTGTTCCTTCTGGAATTTATAGTTATCAGCATAACCAGTATACACCTAACTTCTCCCCTGGAAGTTCCCTCAACCTACTTGCCCAACTGAAAACTGTGTCCAGGGACAGGACTTCCCTAGCACTCATCTCAGTGGTGacaatttttccttcttcctctgagAGCTGTATTGCTCCATGATCTTAACTTTGTAACATTAGCATAGCCTGATTTTTTGTCCTCCAATCTCTTTCCTTAAGTGATGTCATTTAGTTTTGTGGATTTCATGTAATATGAGAAGGTTAAACCATAGCATTTGCCAATATACTTTGATTTAATAAAATCTGATGCAACAAGTCCAATTGTTTATGCAACCCTTCTAAGTTAGATGGGTTAAATCTCAAACTCACCATGACTAATCTGAAATCatctttcttgttctttctcaAACATCTGCTTCTTCTACACCATTCCCTCTAGGACTGTTCAAAAAACAGGAATCAACACTGTTCCCTCTAATGTCCTCCACTGAATATACCAGGAAATCCAGCAAGCTCTGTTTTTGAAATCACACTGATAACTAGATTATTTTCACTACTTCGTTCATTATCACCTTGCTCCAAGCTGTCATTAACTTCTGCATAGATTAATGAGGTTAAtgcacagaaaaatgaaatgggagaaaacataGTACCCCACACTTCATGCTTGAATGGAAGTTTTCCTTAACCTCACTGACGTTTTGGGTCCCTAGACAGATTCTGTCACTATCTTCTAACAGTAAGAATATCTATATTGATTGAATCTGGTTAAGTGCCAGATGGTAttctttattccattttacagGAGAAACCTAGGCTCAGACACCCCAGTTAATACACAAGATGACTCAGAAAATAAATCGATTCTTACTTGGCATAGCTGCACTGTTCACGACTTGAGTGAAAGAGGGTTATTATTTGAAAGAGTGGAGGAAAGTATGGACAGAATATAAAAGTGAAAGGATTTGGAGAAAGAAGACAGATGAATGAGTGAGCATATAGGATGTTTGATTTCAGAGTTATCTGGAATTTCTCGATTACCACATTCACTCCTGTAATCAATGCATAGACCAATAACTCTGTCCTAGTCATAATgtgtatggcaacccattccagtatttttgcctggagaatccccatggatagaggagcctggtgggctacagtccatggggttgcaaaatgtcagactTGACTGCGTGACTAAGCACAGTCATAACGTGTAAAAGCTTACAACGCCAGTTTGCATGATCACTTGTCTGTTGATGAGTTCAAGGGGAAAATGATGGCCAAGTGATATTAAGCAATACCCGGTCATCTCATGCAAGGTGAAGATAGAATTTGCACTCAGATATTCTTAGTCTGGACTTACACTTTAAACTTTTGCTCTCTGATGTCTTTATTCTTTATAGAGGAGTTTCTACAGTATCCCACTCTGTGGGAATTACTCATTCTATGTACCCTATTACCTGTGAGACTACTGAAGTCTTGAACATGatatattaaaatttgtattacTAGAATAAAATACTGCTCTTGATACACCAGTGGTAACTGCAATGAAATGAATTGAATTAATTACAGTGATCTATTTTATTGCATGAATATTCTGTTTGAAAATCTGAATGGAAGGATAGCAaatctaattttaattaatttatttacttttcttttttggccatgccatgtggaatATGAGCTCTtcattcccaaccagggatcaaatccacaccatctcactggaagcatggagtcttaaccactgaaccaccagggaactcccctaacaaatttcatttttaacagatctctgcagtgattttgcataAGTCTCTCTGTTCTTATGCCCATGTTAAATTCAGAAAATTTGGATATAAAGCATAACTTGAATGCAATTATGGTTCTGAGCTCAGTTACTACCTGAAGCCTCTTTTCTCATTGATATAGTGCATTTTCATACTGCATAAATAACGcccatggagaacagtacagtCGTGACTGAGTTCATTCTTGCTGGGATAACTGATGACCCACAACTACAGATTCCACTCTTTCTAGTGTTCACGCTCATCTACCTCCTCACTCTGGTTGGGAACCTGGGGGTGATCACGCTGATCCTGCTGGACTCTCGTCTCCACACTCCCATGTACGTCTTCCTCAGCCACCTCTCCCTGATGGACTTTGGTTACTCCACAGCCATCACTCCCAAAGTGATGGCTGGCTTCCTCGTGGGAGACAAGGCCATTTCCTACAATGCTTGTGCCACTcagcttttctgttttgttggctTTCTTGTTGTGGAAACTTTTCTCTTGGCTTCAATGGCCTATGACCGTCATGCAGCAGTGTGCAAGCCACTCCATTACAGCAACATCATGACAGCAAGGGTGTGTGCCTGGATGGTCATGGGATGCTATGCCTTTGGCTTTCTCGAGGCCTCCATGCACACGTGGAACACATTCAGTCTCCCTTTCTGCAGATCCAATGTGGTTGATCACTTTTTCTGTGATGTTACTCCAGTCCTGGCTCTCTCATGCTCAGACAGCAGCAGAAGTGAGATGGTGTTTTTTATTCTGGCAGGATTCAATATCATCTTTACCATTATGGTCATCCTGGTCTCCTATCTGTTTATCTTTGTCACCATTCTGAGGGTGCGCTCATCTGAAGGACATCAGAAGGGCTTTTCCACCTGTGCTTCCCACCTCACTTCCATCTCCATCTTCTATGGGGCAGGCGCCTTCATGTACCTACAGCCCGGCTCCCGCCATTCCATGAGCACAGACAAAATGGCGTCTGTGTTCTATGCCATAGTCATTCCCATGGTGAATCCGCTGATCTATAGCCTGAGGAACAAAGAGGTCAAGAGAGCCTTAAAAAAGGCTGTGGGGACCTTgagaatgagcttatggttgctggggtgAGGGGAATGAGGGGGAAGaaataattagggagtttggaatgaaGATgcacacacactgctgtatttaaaatggataaagggCCTACTGTagggcacatggaactctgctcaatgttatgcagcagtctggatggaaggggagctTGAGggagagtggatatatgtttatgtatggctgagtcccttcgctgtttatctgaaactatcacaacattgttaatcagctatcccaatacaaaataaaaaggtaacaAATAAAATAGGACCTAAAAATGGCTGTGGGGAAAGCAAAATCttcaataaaacatatattttaattatgtatGTACAACAGTATGGTTTCATACAGGTCATATCAAGCTAGGGAAAATATTGACTTGTTATgtcaacaataataaaaatgtttttacatcCTTTCTCAAGTTCTTTTTAAGTCTAGGAAGCAAATGTGTTGACAAAATGAGATTTCAGGAATAATAACATTGGGAGAATCAATCATGAACctataattcatatttttaaatttccattttaattacttttattgTATATTTGTTTCCATGATCATCCACACTTTCATAAGCACATTTATGCTCACCTGCATATTTAAGTACATGCTCACATGTACCTTATTCATGCAAATCACATGTAACTCACACACCTATGTGTGGACAGAAAAATGAATTCAAGAGACAAATGGGATTcacctttttttaatattataattcaAAGCCATGATTTTGGTGTCTGATAACACATtcttaaatataaacatatatacttttaaatagaAATAGTCATTTtccatgtcattttattttattttatgttttaaaataaatttatttattttaattggaggttaattactttccaatattgtgttggttttgccacacatcaacatgaatctgccatgggtgtacacattttccccatcctgaacccccctccctcctccctccccataccatccctctgggttgtctcaatgcaccagccccaagcattcagtatcatgcatcgaacctggactggctattcatttcatatatgatattatacatgtttcaatgccattctcttaaatcatcccacccttgccctctcccacagagtccaaaagactgctctatacatctgtgtctcttttgctgtctggcatacagggttatcactaccattttctaaattccatatatatgcattagtatactgtattggtgtttttctttctggcttacttcactctgtataataggctccagcttcatccacctcattagaactgattcaaatgtattctttttaatggctgagtaatactccatagtgtatatgtaccacagctttcttatccattcatctgctgatggacatctaggttgcttctgtgtcctgactattataaacagtgctgcaatgaacattggggtacacgtgtctctttcaattattatttcctcggtgtgtgtgcccagaagtgggatttctgggtcataaggcagtcctatttccagttttttaagaaatcacactgttttccatagtgggtaactagtttgcattcccaccaacagtgtaagagggttcccttttctccacaccctctccagcatttattgcttgtagagttttggatcacagccattctgactagcatgaaatggtacctcactgtggttttgatttgcatttctctgataatgagtgatgttgagcatcttttcatgtgtttgttagccatctgtatgtcttctttggagaaatgtctatttagttctttggcccattttttgattgggtcgtttatttttctggaattgagctgcagaagttgcttgtatatttttgagattagttgtttgtcagttgcttcatttgctattattttctcccattctgaacgctgtcttttcaccttgcttatagtttcctttcttgtgcagaagcttttaagtttaattaggtcccatttgtttatttttgcttttatttccaatattctgggaggtgggtcatagaagatcctgctgtgatgtacattggagagggttttgcctatgttctcctctaggagttttatagtttctagtcttacgtttagatctttaatccaatctgggtttatttttgtgtgtggtgttaaaaagtgttctagtttcattcttttacaagtggttgaccagttttcccagcaccacttgttgaagagattgtctttaatccattgtatattcttgcctcctttgtcaaacataaggtgtccataggtgcgtggatttatctctgggctttctatttgttccattgatctatatttctgtctttgtgccagtaccatagtgtcttgatgactgtggcattgtagtagagcctgaagtcaggcaggttgattccttcagttccattcttctttctcaagattgctttggcaattcgaggttttttgtatttccatacaaatagtgaaattatttgttctagctctgtgaaaaataccgttggtagcttgatagggattacattgaacctataaattgctttgggtagtatactcattttcactatattgattcttccgatccatgaacatggtatatttctccatctattagtgtcctctttgatttctttcaccagtgttttatagttttctatatacaggtctttagtttctttcagttcagttcagttcagtcgctcaatcgtgttcgactccttgcgaccccatgaatcacagcacgccaggcctccctgtccatcaccaatccccggaattcactcagatccatgtccattgagtcagtgatgccatccagccatctcttcctctgtcgtccccttctcctcctgcccccaatccctcccagcatcacagtcttttccaatgagtcagttcttcgcatgaggtggccaaagtactggagcttcagctttagcatcatcccttccaaagaaatcccagggttgatctcctttagggtggactggttgaatctccttgcagtccaagggactctcaagagtcttctccaaccccacagttcaaaagcatcaattcttcagtgctcagccttcttcacagtccaactctcacatccatacatgaccactggaaaaaccatagccttaactagacggacctttgttggcaaagtaatgtctctgcttttgaatatgttatataggttggtcataactttacttccaaggagtaagcatcttttaatttaagtagatatattcctaagtattttattcttttcgttgcaatggtgaatggaattgtttcctaaatttctctttctactttctcattattcgtgtataggaatgcaagggatttctgtgtgttgattttatatcctgcaactttattatgttcattgattagctctagtaattttctggtggagtctttagggttttctatgtagaggatcatgtcatctgcaaacagtgagagttttacatcttctttttcaatttggattccttttatttctttttctgctctgattgctgtggccaaaacttccaaaactatttgAATGGTAGTGGTgaaaatgggcacccttgtcttgttcctgactttagggaaaatgctttcaaattttcaccattgaggataatgtttgctgtgggtttgtctagatagcttttattattttgaggtatgttccttctattcctgctttctggagagtttttatcataaatggatgttggattttgtcaaaggctttctctgtgtctattgagataatcatatggcttttatttttcagtttgttaatgtggtgaattatctgggtcgtgaagatcttttttgtacagttcttccatgtattcttgccacctcttcttaatatcttctgcttctgttaggtccataccatttctgtcctttatcgagcccatctttgcatgaaatgtttccttggtatctctaattttcttgaagagatctctagtctttcccattctgctgttttcctctatttctttgcattgatcgctgaagaaggctttcttatctcttcttgctattctctggaactctgcattcagatgcttatatctttccttttctcctttgcttttcacctctcttcttttcacagctatttgtaaggcctccccagacagccattttgcttttttgcatttcttttccattgggatggtcttgatccctgtctcctgtacaatgtcacgaacctgattccatagttcatcaggcactctatctttcagatctaggcccttaaatctatttctcacttccactgtataatcagaagggatttgatttaggtcatacctgaatggtctagcggttttccctactttcttcaatctgagtctgaatttgacaatgaggagttcatgatctgagccacagtcagctctggtcttgtttttgttgactgtatagagcttctccatctttggctgcaaagaatataatcaatctgattttggtgttgaccatctggtgatgtccatgtgtatagtcttctcttgtgttgttggaagagggtgtttgctatgaccagtacattttcttggcaaaactcgattagtctttgccctgcttcattccgcactccaaggccaagtttgcctgttactccaggtgtttcttgacttcctacttttgcattccaattgtggaaaattctgaaagagatgagaataccagaccacctaacctgcctcttgagaaatctgtatgcaggtcaggaagcaacagttagaactggacatggaacaacagactgattccaaataggaaaaggagtacgtcaaggctgtatattgtcaccctgcttatttaatttctatgcagagtatatcatgagaaatgctggactggaagaaacacaaggtcgaatcaagattgcagggagaaatatcaataacctcagatatgcagatgacaccacccttatggctgaaagtgtagaggagctaaaaagcctcttgattaaagtgaaaaaggagagtgaaaaagttggcttaaagctcaacattcagaaaatgaagatcatggcatctggtcccatcactccatgggaaatagatggggaaacagtggaaacagtgtcagactttaattttgggggctccaaaatcactgcagatggtgactgcagccatgaaattaaaagacgcttactccttggaagaaaagttatgaccaacctagatagcatattgaaaagcagagacattactttgctgactaaggtccgcctagtcaaggctatggtttttcctgtggtcatgtatggatgtgagagttggactgtgaagaaggctgagcgccaaagaattgatgcttttgaactgtggggttggagaagactcttgagagtcccttggactgcaaggagatccaaccaggccattctgaaggagatcaaccctgggatttctttggaaggaatgatgctaaagctgaagctccagtactttggccacctcatgcgaagagttgactcattggaaaagactgtgatgctgggagggattgggggcaggaggagaaggggatgacagaggatgagatggctggatggcatcgtggactcgatggacgtgagtctgagtgaactccgggagatggtgatggacagggaggcctggcgtgctgagattcatggggtcgcaaggagtcggacacgactgagtggctgaactgaactgaactaaatgtggtgaattacattgattgatttgtggatactgaaaaatccttgcattcctgggataaagcccacttggtcatggtgtatgatctttttaatgtgttgttggattttgattgctagaattttgttgaggatttttgcatctgtgttcatcagtggtattggcctgtagttttctttttttgtgacatctttgtcaggttttggtattagggtgatggtggcctcatagaatgagtttggaagtttaccttcctctgcaattttctggaagagtttgagtaggataggtgttagctcttctctaaatttttggtagaattcagctgtgaagccatctggacctgggcttttgtttactagaagatttctgattacagtttcaatttctgtgcttgtgatgggtctgttaatattttctatttcttccaggttcagcttcggaaagttgtacttttctaacagtttgtccatttcttccacgttgtccattttgttggcatataattgctgatagtagtctcttatgaccctttgtattttgatactatttcatttaaataattaatgTTCATGCCAATCATCCTTGCTATAGGTTATTACTGagtgcttttattttattctttgttcaaCAATAGTAAACGTCATCAAATGGGCATCTTTATCTCAATTTTCATCTTTATCAACTCATTACCCAGAGTAATATCTTCATGtgataattttaatgaaaaaaagcaTTGCAGAGTATAAGACAAGGGAGATAGTAatgcaagcatattttaatttactgAAGTAAAAATAACATTTAGTTTTACAATCAGACTTGACCCGTTGTCTTCAGATGCTCGTCTCAGGACACATTTTATGCTTCTTCCTGCCCATATACAGTCAGGGCACCAACTGACAGATCACCATTCAGGCTCAAAGTAGAAGCTGCTGTGATTGTCCTTATGAACCTCTAAGAATAACATAGGctagctttaaaaattttattttttattttttttcttatttcttggtgTGCTGGGTCTCCGCTGCTCTATAAGTCTCTCTACTTGTGTTGCATGGGCAGATCGTGGGCtctgggcacgtgggcttcagtagtgacAGCCTGTGGGCTCGGTCGTTGCCATTTCCGAGctctggggcacatgggcttactTGTCCTGGGGCTGGAATCgtcagaccaggaatcaaattcatgtctcccgaattagcaggcagattctttaccactgagccaagagGGAAACCTTAGCCTAGCTTTTAAATTGGGAATATTAGACCACAGATATGATAATAGTTACAAAGATAGctcttaaaatgaaaatagtacCCATTCAAATGATTCTAAAAAGGATTTCTTTGACTTATCAATTCTCTATGTATTGTTTTCTACTGTGAATATTTCTTTCCATGCTAAATGATTTAgaatacatatcagttcagttcagttcagttgctcagtcatgtccgactctttgcgaccccatgaattacagcacgccaggcctccctgtccatcaccatctcccagagttcactcagactcatatccatcgagtccgtgatgccatccagccatctcatcctctgtcatccccttctcctcctgccaccaatccctcccagcatcagagtcttttccaatgagtcaactcttcgcatgaggtggccaaagtaccggagcttcagctttagcatcattccttccaaagaaatcccagggttgatctccttcagaatggcctggttggatctccttgcagtccaagggactctcaacagtcttctccaacaccacagttcaaaagcatcaattctttggtgctcagctttcttcacagtccaactctcacatccatacatgaccacaggaaaaaccatagccttgactagactgaccttagtcagcaaagtaatgtctctgcttttgaatatactatctaggttggtcataactttacttccaaggagtaagtgtcttttaatttcatggctgtagtcaccatctgcagtgattttggagcccctaaaattaaagtctgacactgttttcactgtttccccatctatttcccatgaagtgatgggaccagatgccacggtcttcgttttctgaatgttgagctttaagccaactttttcgctctcctctttcactttcatcaagaggatttttagttcctcttcactttctgccataagggcggtatcatctgcatatctgaagttattgatatttctcccggcaatcttgattccagcttctgtttcttccagtccagcatttctcatgatgtactctgcatagaagttaaataagcagggtgacaatatacagccttgacgtactccttttcctatttggaatcagtctgttgttccatgtccagttctaactgttgcttcctgacctgcatacagatttctcaagaggcagctcaggtggtctggtagtcccatctctttcagaattttccacagtttattgtgatctacacagtcaaaggcttcggcatagtcaataaagcagaagtagatgtttttctggaactctcttgctttttccatgatcctgcagatgttggcaatttgatctctggttcctctgccttttctaaaaccagcttgaacatgagggagttcatggttcacgtattgttgaagcctggcttggagaattttgagcattactttactagcatgtgagatgagtgcaattgtgtggtagtttgagcattctttggcattccctttctttgggattggaatgaaaactgaccttttccagtcctgtggccactgctgagttttccaaacttgctggcatattgagtgcagcactttcacagcatcatctttcaggatttgaaatatctcaactggaattccatcacctccaccagctttgttcatagtgatgaaaatatatatttattttaaaacagtggACCCATACATGGGAAGAATGAAATATGTATGCTTTCATGTTATGTCTCGAATCTAGTATTGAGGGCTCCTGTGGTTTGACTTGACATGCCAGCATGTCCTGTCAAGGAATGACAGAGATAGTCAAGTGTATATCCCTCAGAACCAAATAGacatcagttcagtccctgggtcaggaaaatcccctgtagaagggaatggctacccactccagtataattACCtgtataattccatggacagaggagcctggcaagtcacagtccaaagggtcacaaagagtcagaattgactgaatgactaatacacacacacacacacacacacacagagacagacagacacacgcacacacacacacacagagacagacagacacacgcacacacacacacacacacacagacagacacacacatgcacacacacacacagacacacacacagagacagacacacacacacatgcacacatgtgcacacacacacagacacacacagagacagacacacgcacacacacacatgcacacacgcacgcgcacacacgcacacacacatacagacacacacagagaagacacacacatgcacacacacatgcacacatgcacacacgtgcatgcacacacacagacacacacacacacagagacagacagacacagacacagacacacagacacacagagagagagagagagagagagagagagagagagagagagactcaaatGAGAGACCACAGCAATAGATTGTCCCTAATGATAGGGATAGTTTTTCCTTTGGAGAAAAGAATCCAGAATCTTCATTTTCTAGGCATTTTCCTTGTGAAGTACTAAGCCCCTCTGGAGTATTTCAAGTGTGAAGAATCATTTTGATTACCCACTTTGCAGATCCCAGTGTAAAAACTAAAATGTTGAGCTCCTTGTTCAAAATGTATAACAATTTTAAGTTAGCAAGAGCAGAGCTTTAAACTCAGAGCAGGACCTTCTAAATACAAGGTCTGTGTGGAGGCCCCAGATTCATGATCAGGAAGCCCCCTGGAGCCCTCCTCATCTTaggtataatctttttaaaattcccaaaccattaatttttaaaattaaatcattcTCCACATTTTAGGTCATCATGAAATTGCAAATTAAAGCAACAGTGGAAGAATACTGCACATCTTTTAGAATGGCCAATGTCCAGAACACAGAAGCAGCAAGTGCTACTAAGGTTGTGGAGCAacagaactctcattcattgccagTAGGAAGGCAGACTAGCACAGCCTCTTCAGAaaacagtttgtcagtttcttacaAAAAGAAACACACTCTTACTATATAATCTAGCACTTGTTCtacttggtatttacccaaaggaattgAAAACTTATGCTAAGGCAAAAGCTAGCTAAAGGATATTTATAGCCTCTTTATTAATTACTGctagaatggagaaggcaatggcaacccactccagtactctcgcctggaaaatcccatggacgaaggagcctggtgggctgcagtccatggggtcgctaagagttgggtacgactgagcgacttcactttgacttttcactttcatgcattggagaaggaaatggcaacccactccagtgttcttgcctggaga
This portion of the Capra hircus breed San Clemente chromosome 15, ASM170441v1, whole genome shotgun sequence genome encodes:
- the LOC102189331 gene encoding olfactory receptor 5B12-like produces the protein MENSTVVTEFILAGITDDPQLQIPLFLVFTLIYLLTLVGNLGVITLILLDSRLHTPMYVFLSHLSLMDFGYSTAITPKVMAGFLVGDKAISYNACATQLFCFVGFLVVETFLLASMAYDRHAAVCKPLHYSNIMTARVCAWMVMGCYAFGFLEASMHTWNTFSLPFCRSNVVDHFFCDVTPVLALSCSDSSRSEMVFFILAGFNIIFTIMVILVSYLFIFVTILRVRSSEGHQKGFSTCASHLTSISIFYGAGAFMYLQPGSRHSMSTDKMASVFYAIVIPMVNPLIYSLRNKEVKRALKKAVGTLRMSLWLLG